DNA sequence from the Sulfoacidibacillus ferrooxidans genome:
GAGCTGGTTGGAGACTAGTTAAAGCACTCTGCGTTGAAGATAATGTCGAAAGTTCATTATCCGGTATTTGCTCCAGTTGCGATGTGAGTACCGCTTGCATTTCTGATGCGTATTGTTGTACAGGTAGCCCAGTACCACCTAAGTTTGGGATTGTATTTAGTTGTTGTAATAGATTCATCGACATCACTGTCACCCCCTATGAGGAAAATCGCGCAAGAAATAATCACGCGATTTTCCCATAACCTACTATGTGTGTATTAAGAGTGCAAATGACTATTGAAGGAGCTTCAAGATGGAAGCAGGCTGTTGGTCTGCTTGAGACAACATGCTTTGTCCCACTTGATCCAAGATTTGATTTTGTGAGAACTGCGTATATTCAGCGGCCATGTTCGTATTGGTAATGGTCGATTTTGCATTCTGCAGATTTTCTGATGAGTTTTGCAGATCCGATACCGTATAGTTCAATTGATTTTGAACGGCACCTAACTGAGCTTGTTGGCTAGAAAGCTGATTTAGTGCATTATGAATGGAAGTAATTGCATTTTGTGCACTGGATTGATTCATGATGTTTAATCCAACCACACTACTGCTTGCTTGCCAATTATTAAGCTGCGAACCTGCCTGTGACGCAGTGCCACCAGTTGCAGTAAAAGATATGACTCCATTAAATGTTCCTGAAGAACCAGAAGTTACAGTAAAAGCATTAACTGCTTCATTTAGATTTATAGTAAGTTGTGCACCTGTTGCGGAATCACCTAGTGTCACAGTGCCGCCACTTGTGGCGCTTGCAACTGATATAGATACTGCATTGCCTATATCGTTTCCATTTTCTGTTTGCAATTGCAATGTTTCAGATGTAACTGATGCACCAGAAGAAGTTGAACTTACGTTTGCGCTTATTGCAATTTTAAATTGTTGACCACTTTGAAAAATAGTACTATTAGAAAAGGTTATAGCTTGATTAGCTGCTGTGGTAACAAAGTTTTCTGCAGAGGAACCACTAAAACTAGCGCCATTTGTTCCTGAAACTACTCCTGTTGAAATTGAACCTGATGAAAGTGCAATTCCAGCTGCAGAAGTACCTGCAATGTTAAGTGTGTTTACGTCGGTAGCAGCAATATTAAAGCTTAAAGTTTGATTTTGGTTAGCGCCTGCTTGAATTGTCAAGTTTGAAGTACCTTCAGTTGTTGAAGAAGATGCGAACTGACCACTCAACAAATTGATACCATTATACTGAGTTTGATTTGTTGTGCTGTTGATTTGTTGTGCGAGCGAGTTCATCTCTAACTGTAGGTTGGCGCGATCAGAATA
Encoded proteins:
- a CDS encoding flagellin; its protein translation is MSVNFSVNNNAQAQSILQNLNDVQNNINSEYSALSTGNSVNSAADNPAGYAISQQMTSQVNGLNQATQNSQNGISMIQTATGAMNQVETIMQTMSSLATEASTAGMSYSDRANLQLEMNSLAQQINSTTNQTQYNGINLLSGQFASSSTTEGTSNLTIQAGANQNQTLSFNIAATDVNTLNIAGTSAAGIALSSGSISTGVVSGTNGASFSGSSAENFVTTAANQAITFSNSTIFQSGQQFKIAISANVSSTSSGASVTSETLQLQTENGNDIGNAVSISVASATSGGTVTLGDSATGAQLTINLNEAVNAFTVTSGSSGTFNGVISFTATGGTASQAGSQLNNWQASSSVVGLNIMNQSSAQNAITSIHNALNQLSSQQAQLGAVQNQLNYTVSDLQNSSENLQNAKSTITNTNMAAEYTQFSQNQILDQVGQSMLSQADQQPASILKLLQ